A single window of Nicotiana sylvestris chromosome 3, ASM39365v2, whole genome shotgun sequence DNA harbors:
- the LOC104226283 gene encoding uncharacterized protein → MPTVDLCRTSLCLSLTSQRPKIHFSLSTNSFRYSFRPKKFHFLKPCSSLKETKKQQQTISKSPTNAPQRLLNLNLKRDDENESTESESDGDNAVKGTILAGLLLVGVVGGFGGIGYVYRDQINAFLNQFSGFIEGYGPAGYAIFVAVYAGLEILAIPAIPLTMSAGLLFGSVTGTIIVSISGTVAASIAFLIARYFARERILKLVEGNKKFLAIDKAIGENGFKVVTLLRLSPLLPFSLGNYLYGLTSVKFVPYVLGSWLGMLPGSWAYVSAGAFGRAIIQEEAGIGLGGGNGGQLLTLGIGLLFTAVAAAYVTRLAKDAMKDME, encoded by the exons ATGCCCACCGTTGATTTATGCAGAACATCACTATGTCTAAGCCTTACTTCTCAAAGACCCAAGATTCATTTTTCCCTTTCAACCAATTCATTTCGGTATAGTTTTAGACCCAAGAAGTTTCATTTCTTGAAACCATGTTCCTCCCTCAAAGAAACCAAGAAACAGCAGCAGACCATTTCCAAGTCTCCCACCAATGCTCCCCAGAGACTGCTCAACTTGAACCTCAAAAGGGATGATGAGAATGAGAGTACTGAGAGTGAGAGTGATGGTGATAATgcagttaaaggtaccattttgGCTGGTCTTTTGCTTGTTGGTGTAGTTGGTGGATTTGGCGGTATTGGGTATGTCTACAGGGACCAGATCAATGCTTTCTTGAACCAATTTTCAGGCTTTATTGAAG GTTATGGTCCAGCTGGATATGCTATTTTCGTAGCGGTTTATGCTGGATTAGAA ATCCTTGCAATACCGGCAATTCCATTGACCATGTCTGCTGGTCTTCTATTTGGCTCTGTCACTGGAACTATCATTGTGTCCATCAGTGGAACG GTCGCTGCAAGCATTGCATTCTTGATTGCCAGATATTTTGCTCGTGAACGGATTCTTAAGCTGGTAGAAGGAAACAAGAAATTTCTTGCTATTGACAAAGCAATTGGAGAAAACGGTTTCAAAGTTGTTACTCTTCTCCGTTTGAGCCCTTTGCTTCCATTTTCTCTGGGGAATTATCTATATGGACTTACTTCGGTCAAGTTTGTGCCATATGTGTTAGGAAG TTGGCTAGGAATGCTTCCTGGATCGTGGGCTTATGTGAGTGCAGGCGCATTTGGTCGTGCAATTATT cAAGAAGAAGCTGGAATCGGTCTAGGAGGAGGAAATGGTGGCCAGCTATTGACCCTCGGAATAGGTTTATTGTTTACAGCAGTAGCTGCAGCTTATGTAACACGGCTCGCCAAG GATGCTATGAAGGATATGGAGTAG